The proteins below are encoded in one region of Planctopirus limnophila DSM 3776:
- a CDS encoding response regulator transcription factor — translation MAEQKLILIIDDDREIASTLQAVLQHAGHRVTLAPNGMEGQRLIESLSPDLVITDMMMPRMGGFPVLEFIRTLAKKPRVIMITANEGGRHKAYAEMLGVDDYLRKPFPMEALVESVNRIFSPPAEAGTGEDAAPKKTTRRKTS, via the coding sequence ATGGCCGAGCAGAAGCTGATTCTCATTATCGACGACGACCGCGAAATCGCATCGACTTTGCAGGCCGTCCTGCAGCATGCCGGTCACCGGGTGACGTTGGCTCCCAATGGTATGGAAGGCCAGAGGCTCATCGAATCCCTCTCACCGGACCTGGTGATTACGGACATGATGATGCCTCGCATGGGTGGCTTTCCGGTGCTGGAGTTCATCCGCACGCTCGCGAAAAAGCCCCGCGTCATCATGATCACTGCCAACGAAGGGGGCCGGCACAAGGCTTATGCCGAGATGCTTGGCGTCGATGATTATCTGCGAAAACCTTTCCCCATGGAAGCACTGGTCGAATCAGTGAACCGCATCTTCTCGCCCCCGGCCGAAGCAGGGACTGGTGAAGATGCCGCTCCAAAGAAAACCACCCGACGAAAAACTTCGTAA
- a CDS encoding DUF1549 domain-containing protein has translation MKTSLSYVAVDRTSTQVPRCCSGIQSIRKIVSLLSLAVCLSVLSDDIFAADKPRVISPAEKPSISEISRQIDAFLQQEFDKKGIAPSAICSDEDFLRRATMDIAGRLPTPEEIREFLANSDAEKRAEIVQSLLAEPAYASNWARYWRDVIFMNATNARARFAVKPFEDWMTAELNRNASWDEIVTQLITATGDVYENGATSLFFAHDAEPEEVASEISRIFMGVQMSCANCHDHPSDIWKRRQFHELAAFLPRVNLKQDLQAMPPKFELASIQANERRGTDFLKENPEMIFQALDRNRDRKISEEESKGGRGQFARVFPRLIEYGDTNKDGMISLAEIKSVQVPERPGQGSIEYYMPNLDRPAEKGTLIHPKFFVNGRAPGKELDDQERRQALAGFVTAPQNEWFSKAVVNRVWHEMLGSAFYMPVDDMGPSRSAVHPQAIEALAKAFTESGYDLKWLVGTIASTSAYQRSLRNSSSSQPEVPFAAGQPSRWRADQLFSAMSSALGMPEETRMSQAPGMMGRLAMRNSPRTQFTQLFGFDPSIPREDLTGTIPQSLMLMNSPTVNRAVEQQIRSAITGDDTPLERGFAAVARNRFGNNPPAGRNSTITLNRAAVEELYLKTLARKPTEAEFKMMRAYVDEHGNNPEAAVDLLWALINSTEFLSRR, from the coding sequence ATGAAGACGAGCCTTTCATATGTGGCAGTTGATCGAACTTCCACTCAGGTTCCACGATGCTGCTCAGGGATCCAATCGATTCGCAAGATCGTGAGTTTATTGTCGCTGGCAGTTTGTCTCTCAGTTCTGAGTGACGATATCTTTGCTGCCGACAAACCACGGGTGATTTCCCCTGCCGAAAAGCCTTCGATTTCCGAAATCAGCCGCCAGATTGATGCGTTCCTGCAGCAGGAGTTTGACAAAAAGGGGATTGCGCCATCGGCCATCTGCAGTGATGAAGATTTCCTCCGCCGGGCGACGATGGATATCGCTGGCCGGCTGCCCACTCCGGAAGAGATTCGCGAGTTCCTTGCCAACAGCGATGCCGAAAAGCGGGCCGAGATCGTGCAGTCGCTCCTGGCTGAGCCAGCCTATGCCTCTAACTGGGCTCGCTATTGGCGGGATGTCATCTTCATGAATGCGACCAATGCCCGGGCCCGGTTTGCCGTCAAGCCTTTCGAAGACTGGATGACAGCCGAACTCAATCGCAATGCGAGCTGGGATGAGATTGTGACACAACTCATCACCGCAACTGGCGATGTCTACGAGAATGGCGCCACGTCTCTCTTCTTTGCCCATGATGCCGAGCCTGAAGAAGTGGCTTCGGAGATCTCGCGGATCTTCATGGGAGTGCAGATGTCGTGTGCGAATTGCCACGATCATCCTTCGGATATCTGGAAGCGTCGGCAATTTCACGAACTGGCCGCCTTCCTCCCTCGCGTGAATTTGAAGCAAGACCTTCAGGCCATGCCACCCAAGTTCGAGCTGGCTTCGATTCAGGCGAACGAACGTCGTGGGACGGATTTTCTCAAAGAGAATCCTGAGATGATCTTTCAGGCACTCGATCGCAATCGCGACCGTAAGATCAGCGAGGAAGAGTCCAAAGGGGGCCGTGGCCAGTTCGCCCGTGTCTTTCCCCGATTGATCGAATACGGCGACACCAACAAAGACGGCATGATCTCACTGGCCGAAATCAAGTCTGTTCAGGTACCTGAGCGACCTGGGCAGGGGAGTATTGAATACTATATGCCTAACCTGGATCGGCCCGCCGAAAAGGGAACGCTGATCCATCCCAAGTTTTTCGTCAATGGCCGAGCCCCCGGCAAAGAGCTGGACGACCAGGAACGACGCCAGGCTCTGGCGGGTTTCGTGACCGCACCTCAGAACGAATGGTTCTCGAAAGCCGTGGTGAACCGTGTCTGGCATGAAATGCTGGGCTCCGCCTTCTACATGCCCGTCGACGACATGGGCCCATCGCGAAGTGCAGTCCATCCCCAGGCGATTGAAGCTCTGGCTAAGGCCTTCACCGAATCGGGCTACGATCTCAAATGGCTGGTCGGCACAATTGCCAGTACCAGCGCCTATCAGCGATCTTTGCGGAACAGTTCTAGCAGCCAGCCGGAAGTTCCCTTTGCGGCGGGTCAGCCCAGTCGCTGGCGGGCTGATCAACTCTTCTCGGCAATGTCGTCGGCTCTGGGCATGCCTGAAGAAACACGTATGTCACAAGCCCCTGGGATGATGGGGCGCCTCGCCATGCGGAATTCGCCACGCACACAGTTCACACAGCTGTTTGGATTCGATCCTTCGATTCCTCGGGAAGATCTGACTGGCACGATCCCTCAATCTTTGATGCTCATGAACAGTCCCACCGTCAACCGGGCTGTCGAACAGCAGATTCGCAGTGCCATCACTGGTGATGATACTCCCCTCGAACGTGGCTTTGCCGCCGTGGCCCGGAATCGTTTTGGTAATAATCCACCGGCAGGCCGCAATTCGACGATCACTCTCAATCGTGCTGCGGTGGAAGAACTCTATCTGAAGACCCTGGCTCGTAAGCCCACAGAAGCCGAATTCAAAATGATGCGGGCTTATGTCGATGAGCATGGCAACAATCCCGAGGCTGCTGTCGATCTCCTCTGGGCGCTCATTAACTCGACTGAGTTTCTATCGCGACGGTAA
- a CDS encoding ParB N-terminal domain-containing protein, giving the protein MQIEELPIGQLLPAPYNPRKVLKAGDRGYEKLVRSLAEFSLVQPVIWNRQTGHIVGGHQRVEILRAQGATTVPCVIVDLSLAREQALNVALNNREVGSDWDIPRLSGLLAELNDLPDFDATLSGFDPRELREITLVAPFSTMEEVANDGQKTIQAKQSLLEKDALVASKPSKKSSSNASAAHSKGESIVIVTLEVEPSRWEEVRSRLDELIQQIPMPIHVRWS; this is encoded by the coding sequence ATGCAGATTGAAGAGCTTCCCATCGGTCAGTTACTCCCCGCGCCCTACAACCCGCGGAAAGTGTTGAAGGCGGGTGATCGCGGCTACGAAAAGCTGGTGCGGTCTCTGGCCGAGTTTTCGCTGGTGCAACCAGTGATCTGGAATCGTCAGACGGGCCATATTGTCGGTGGTCACCAGCGAGTCGAAATCCTGCGGGCGCAGGGGGCCACCACAGTTCCCTGTGTGATCGTCGATCTATCGCTGGCTCGTGAGCAGGCTCTGAATGTGGCACTCAACAATCGTGAAGTGGGGAGCGATTGGGATATTCCCAGGCTGTCGGGGCTGCTGGCTGAGTTGAATGATCTCCCGGATTTCGATGCCACGCTCAGTGGTTTTGATCCCCGGGAGCTACGGGAAATCACCCTGGTGGCACCCTTTTCGACCATGGAAGAGGTGGCAAATGATGGTCAAAAGACTATCCAAGCCAAACAGTCTTTACTTGAAAAAGACGCGCTGGTTGCCTCCAAGCCTTCAAAGAAAAGCTCTTCCAATGCATCGGCAGCTCATAGCAAAGGGGAGTCGATTGTCATCGTGACATTGGAAGTAGAGCCCAGTCGCTGGGAAGAAGTCCGCTCCCGCCTCGACGAACTGATTCAGCAAATCCCAATGCCGATTCATGTGCGATGGAGTTGA
- a CDS encoding DUF1501 domain-containing protein, whose amino-acid sequence MSPVIHDLVQLSRNHFTRRRLLQSTAAGMGAMAAGGLLPACLSAQAADLQQKKRSIIVLWMQGAPSQFETFDPKPGTETGGPTKSISTAAPGIQIASTFPQVAKMMNEIALIRSLTNKEGNHQRATYQLHTGYIPTGSVKHPSLGANISRQIAPAGQDLPSLVTIGNAIAGIGAGYLGINYEPLHLNQAGKIPDNVTIGTSTERFDRRLGLLGQMDQQFAERGGASVVQTHRDLYSKASGMAQSKDLKVFDLDEEPAALKEAYGDTNFGRGCLLARRLVEAGVTYIEVRVGNWDTHADNFDATTRLAGEVDPAAATLIRDLKDRGLLDSTLVVWMGEFGRTPKINARTGRDHFPKAFNGFLAGAGIRGGQVIGRTNAEGTEIEDRPVTVGDLFTSICAAMKVNPKDETMSPQGRPLKVIESGEVIQGLFA is encoded by the coding sequence ATGTCGCCAGTCATTCACGATCTTGTTCAGCTTTCGAGAAACCACTTTACCCGCCGACGTCTGCTGCAATCTACTGCGGCTGGGATGGGTGCGATGGCTGCCGGTGGTTTGCTGCCAGCTTGTCTGTCGGCTCAGGCGGCTGATCTGCAGCAGAAGAAGCGTTCGATCATTGTCCTCTGGATGCAGGGAGCACCCAGCCAGTTCGAGACCTTCGATCCCAAGCCTGGTACGGAAACAGGCGGCCCTACGAAGTCCATCTCGACAGCCGCCCCGGGAATTCAGATTGCCTCGACCTTCCCGCAAGTTGCGAAAATGATGAACGAGATTGCCCTGATCCGTTCACTCACGAATAAAGAAGGGAATCATCAGCGGGCGACTTACCAGTTGCATACAGGCTACATTCCCACCGGTTCGGTCAAGCATCCTTCACTGGGGGCGAATATCTCCCGACAGATTGCTCCTGCCGGGCAGGATCTGCCGTCGCTGGTCACCATCGGGAATGCGATAGCCGGGATTGGTGCTGGGTATCTGGGAATCAACTACGAGCCGCTGCACCTCAATCAGGCCGGTAAGATTCCCGATAACGTCACGATTGGAACGAGTACCGAACGCTTTGACCGACGGCTGGGTCTACTCGGCCAGATGGATCAGCAGTTTGCCGAACGTGGTGGAGCCTCTGTCGTGCAGACACATCGCGATCTCTACTCAAAGGCATCAGGGATGGCTCAGTCGAAGGATCTGAAGGTCTTCGACCTCGATGAAGAACCAGCCGCTCTCAAGGAGGCTTATGGCGATACCAACTTTGGGCGTGGTTGCCTTCTGGCGCGCCGTCTTGTTGAAGCAGGTGTCACTTATATCGAAGTGCGCGTGGGGAACTGGGATACCCATGCCGATAACTTTGATGCGACGACCCGGCTGGCTGGGGAAGTTGATCCGGCGGCAGCCACTTTGATTCGAGACCTCAAAGACCGTGGCCTGCTCGATTCGACACTCGTGGTCTGGATGGGTGAGTTTGGCCGCACTCCCAAAATCAATGCCCGCACAGGTCGCGATCACTTCCCGAAAGCATTTAACGGCTTCCTCGCGGGAGCCGGTATTCGCGGTGGTCAGGTGATTGGACGCACCAACGCCGAGGGGACAGAGATCGAAGACCGACCAGTGACTGTGGGTGATCTCTTCACATCGATCTGTGCGGCTATGAAGGTCAATCCCAAGGATGAAACCATGAGCCCCCAGGGCCGACCTCTCAAGGTCATTGAATCGGGCGAAGTGATTCAAGGACTCTTCGCCTGA
- a CDS encoding DUF1559 domain-containing protein, with the protein MSRRGFTLIELLVVIAIIAILIALLLPAVQQAREAARRTQCRNNLKQMGLALHNYHDVAGVFPMGTRGGDIYVQAGVKNGTNWRVALLPYMDQAPLFNSLNFSTGNFSAGTDPALAYSGGNERLRNFVFSGYLCPSSSLETFPQTYTSNSGASQTFNNQGNGMGIQYVGIMGAAPNFAWTPATTGHRDCGQGWSCNQGMLRMNQATGIRNATDGTSNTIVIAEQSGFTGGSNRTSNYFGGWFGARNQLTITDTTCTDHWQTGTTCVRHPPNSRIFDAGNDLIYRNNTMLTSFHTGGVHVLLGDGAVRFVSDNIDFQMLKMLCIRDDGQVVGEF; encoded by the coding sequence ATGTCTCGCCGTGGATTCACTCTGATTGAATTGCTGGTGGTGATTGCGATCATCGCCATTTTGATTGCCCTGTTGTTGCCTGCCGTGCAACAGGCACGCGAAGCCGCACGACGAACCCAGTGCCGCAACAATCTGAAGCAGATGGGTTTGGCGCTGCATAACTATCATGATGTTGCAGGCGTCTTTCCGATGGGGACGCGCGGCGGTGACATCTACGTTCAGGCGGGTGTGAAGAATGGCACGAACTGGCGGGTCGCCCTTTTGCCCTACATGGATCAGGCTCCTTTGTTCAACAGCCTGAACTTCTCGACGGGAAACTTTTCCGCAGGAACCGACCCTGCTCTGGCGTACTCGGGTGGCAATGAGCGTTTGAGGAATTTTGTGTTCTCAGGCTACTTGTGCCCTTCGAGTTCGCTGGAGACGTTCCCTCAGACTTACACCAGTAACAGCGGTGCCTCCCAGACGTTCAACAATCAGGGGAACGGCATGGGGATTCAGTATGTCGGGATCATGGGTGCCGCCCCGAACTTTGCCTGGACACCTGCGACGACTGGTCATCGCGATTGTGGACAAGGTTGGAGCTGCAATCAGGGGATGCTGCGAATGAATCAGGCCACGGGGATTCGTAATGCGACCGACGGAACCAGCAACACCATCGTCATTGCGGAACAATCGGGCTTTACTGGTGGATCGAACCGGACATCCAATTATTTTGGCGGGTGGTTCGGTGCACGCAATCAGTTGACTATCACCGACACGACCTGCACGGATCACTGGCAGACTGGCACAACCTGTGTCCGTCATCCGCCGAATTCGAGAATCTTCGACGCGGGAAACGACTTGATCTACCGCAATAACACCATGCTGACTTCGTTCCACACAGGTGGTGTGCATGTGCTGCTGGGAGATGGTGCGGTTCGATTTGTTTCGGACAATATCGATTTTCAGATGCTCAAAATGCTCTGCATCCGCGATGACGGACAGGTGGTTGGTGAGTTTTAG
- the mfd gene encoding transcription-repair coupling factor: protein MSDSPSLQSLVPRLRQHPGIQAILESLRQGNSGTVDGAWGSSCALTTACVATSTSGPVIAILPRARDIEDFAGDLTSFLGQPPLVFPAWESLPSEQSTSDPIHGERLRLLKQLESEAPPQLVLTSIAATLQPVPARQSRQKSMRRFRVGDELPLESTSEWLISLGFERVLSIETRGEFSIHGGIVDLWTADLEHPIRIELFGDEIESIRTFDVESQRKLADLNEIEVSVLDLRRLPQEEMPTSLDDPFPTEHFSGSWPKNTVVVLVDHADIRHEAQAYLERLGDRRGMFSSESSLQKMLQFPSLNIAPLLADGFDTTCHLQVESVERLTGPKTEALRELCTILQPDEHVLLACHNAAAIERMQELLDGLEEAQKPRIRLCEGTITRGFRLTWERLVVLSDHELFGRVEVRRTATRSRLETRAIDSFLDLNEGDLVVHLSHGIGRFLGMQILAKGDQSEEHMHLEFKDGAKLFVPVALIHLVQKYVGGQKTAPELSKLGGTAWAQKKKRVAEAVTDMAADMLRLQAERELQPGIAFPPDSHWMEEFEASFPYIETIDQSKAILDIKRDMERPRPMERLICGDVGFGKTEVAMRAAFKAVDGGKQVAVLVPTTVLAEQHYRSFSSRFAEFPINIGQLSRFRTKTEQKLTLSGLMDGSVDLVIGTHRLVQSDVHFKDLGLLIIDEEQRFGVEAKERLKKLRTQTDILTLSATPIPRTLHLSLIGVRDISNLETPPQDRMAIETRICRFDPTLIRQAIVRELNRGGQIYFVHNRVYNIQTMAERIRSIVPEAQVGVVHGQMNEHEMEEAMLGFVRGDLDVLVATTIIESGLDIPNANTIFINQAEHYGLAEMHQLRGRVGRYKHRAYCYLMVEEGKILSPQATKRLKAIEEFSELGAGFKISMRDLEIRGAGNILGTEQSGHIAIVGYELYCQLLENAVRALKREPLKEHRHVDVDLPISAFIPSEYVPPGRLKIEMYRKLSQVVSMEELRQYETEIKDRFGPVPKPAQRMIDLREIQLLASRWSIDRIHLEGGYCVFSYRLPRKIEKLAQETPFTLRVVDDRQAHLVLPRGYETGLKLLRLVRKVLDPAGEFAPRKGEDTAQVAAE, encoded by the coding sequence GTGAGCGATAGTCCCTCTCTTCAGTCCTTAGTCCCCAGGCTTCGTCAGCACCCTGGGATACAGGCCATTCTCGAAAGTCTGAGGCAAGGCAACAGTGGCACCGTCGATGGTGCCTGGGGGTCAAGCTGCGCACTCACCACCGCCTGTGTGGCGACGTCCACATCCGGCCCCGTCATTGCCATCCTGCCCCGAGCGCGCGACATCGAAGATTTCGCTGGCGATCTCACCAGCTTTCTGGGCCAGCCACCACTGGTATTCCCTGCCTGGGAATCACTTCCCAGCGAACAATCGACCAGCGACCCGATTCATGGCGAACGCCTGCGTCTGCTCAAACAACTCGAGAGCGAAGCTCCCCCCCAGCTCGTTCTGACATCGATAGCCGCCACCCTACAGCCCGTTCCCGCCCGGCAATCCCGCCAGAAGTCGATGCGTCGCTTTCGAGTGGGGGATGAACTCCCGCTCGAATCGACATCCGAATGGCTGATTTCTTTAGGCTTCGAGCGCGTGCTTTCGATCGAAACCCGCGGCGAATTCAGCATTCACGGCGGGATTGTCGATCTCTGGACAGCCGACCTCGAACATCCCATCCGTATTGAACTCTTTGGCGATGAGATCGAATCGATCCGCACGTTCGATGTCGAATCTCAGCGAAAACTGGCAGATCTGAATGAGATCGAAGTGAGTGTGCTCGATCTTCGCCGCTTGCCGCAGGAGGAGATGCCCACATCGCTCGACGATCCCTTTCCGACCGAACATTTCTCCGGCAGCTGGCCGAAAAACACGGTTGTCGTCCTCGTCGATCATGCCGATATCCGTCACGAAGCCCAGGCGTATCTCGAACGATTGGGCGACCGTCGCGGCATGTTTTCCAGCGAATCATCGCTGCAGAAGATGCTGCAGTTCCCTTCGCTGAATATCGCACCATTACTCGCCGATGGTTTTGATACGACCTGTCATCTGCAGGTTGAATCGGTCGAGAGGCTCACCGGCCCCAAAACCGAAGCCCTACGAGAACTCTGCACCATTCTGCAGCCCGATGAGCATGTCCTCCTGGCTTGTCATAATGCCGCCGCCATCGAGCGCATGCAGGAACTCCTGGATGGCCTCGAGGAAGCACAAAAACCCCGCATTCGCCTGTGCGAAGGGACCATTACGCGTGGCTTCCGCCTCACCTGGGAGCGGCTGGTTGTCCTTTCCGATCACGAACTGTTTGGCCGGGTCGAGGTCCGGCGGACTGCCACTCGCAGCAGACTCGAAACACGCGCCATCGACAGCTTCCTCGACCTCAACGAGGGAGATCTGGTCGTGCATCTGTCGCATGGCATCGGGCGATTTCTCGGGATGCAGATTCTCGCCAAAGGGGATCAGTCCGAAGAGCACATGCACCTCGAATTCAAGGATGGTGCCAAACTCTTTGTCCCTGTCGCGCTGATCCATCTGGTGCAGAAGTATGTCGGCGGGCAGAAAACGGCTCCCGAACTTTCCAAGCTGGGCGGAACCGCCTGGGCTCAAAAGAAAAAACGCGTCGCGGAAGCCGTCACCGATATGGCGGCTGACATGCTCCGCCTGCAAGCCGAACGAGAATTGCAGCCGGGCATTGCCTTCCCCCCGGACAGCCACTGGATGGAAGAGTTCGAGGCCTCGTTTCCTTACATCGAAACGATCGATCAGTCAAAAGCCATTCTCGATATCAAACGCGATATGGAACGCCCCCGGCCTATGGAAAGGCTCATTTGCGGCGATGTCGGCTTTGGTAAAACCGAAGTCGCCATGCGCGCTGCCTTCAAAGCAGTTGATGGCGGCAAGCAGGTCGCCGTCCTGGTCCCCACGACAGTCCTGGCAGAACAGCATTATCGCAGCTTCAGCAGCCGCTTTGCTGAGTTCCCGATCAACATTGGTCAGCTTTCCCGCTTCCGCACGAAGACCGAGCAGAAGCTGACACTTAGCGGGTTGATGGATGGCTCGGTGGATCTCGTCATTGGTACGCATCGACTGGTTCAATCCGATGTCCACTTCAAAGATCTCGGCCTGCTGATCATTGATGAAGAGCAGCGATTTGGTGTAGAAGCGAAAGAGCGGCTCAAAAAGCTGCGCACTCAGACCGATATTCTCACGTTGAGTGCGACACCCATCCCGCGAACATTGCATCTCTCGCTCATTGGTGTACGCGATATCTCGAATCTCGAAACTCCACCACAAGATCGCATGGCGATTGAAACTCGCATCTGCCGGTTTGATCCGACCCTTATCCGGCAGGCGATCGTTCGCGAACTCAATCGAGGCGGGCAGATCTACTTCGTCCATAACCGCGTTTACAACATTCAGACGATGGCCGAGCGTATTCGTTCGATTGTGCCCGAAGCGCAGGTCGGTGTGGTGCATGGCCAGATGAACGAACACGAAATGGAAGAGGCGATGCTCGGATTCGTCCGTGGCGATCTCGATGTCCTCGTGGCAACCACAATCATCGAAAGTGGCCTCGATATCCCCAATGCGAACACGATTTTCATCAATCAGGCCGAGCATTATGGCCTTGCGGAAATGCACCAGCTTCGCGGCCGCGTGGGCCGATACAAACACCGCGCCTATTGCTACCTGATGGTCGAAGAAGGGAAAATCCTCTCACCTCAAGCCACCAAACGGCTCAAGGCGATTGAAGAATTCAGCGAGCTGGGTGCTGGTTTTAAAATCTCGATGCGTGATCTCGAAATCCGCGGGGCCGGGAATATCCTCGGGACGGAACAGAGCGGGCATATCGCCATCGTGGGTTATGAACTCTACTGCCAGCTTCTTGAAAATGCCGTCCGTGCTCTCAAACGGGAACCTCTCAAAGAACATCGGCATGTCGATGTCGATCTCCCCATCTCGGCATTCATCCCCAGTGAATACGTTCCGCCGGGCCGATTAAAGATCGAGATGTATCGGAAGCTGTCGCAGGTCGTTTCGATGGAAGAACTGCGTCAGTACGAAACCGAGATCAAGGATCGCTTTGGCCCGGTTCCCAAGCCTGCCCAGCGGATGATCGACCTGCGGGAAATTCAGCTCCTGGCCAGCCGATGGTCGATTGATCGAATTCACCTCGAAGGGGGCTACTGTGTCTTCAGTTATCGCCTCCCTCGCAAAATCGAAAAGCTGGCTCAGGAAACCCCTTTCACACTTCGGGTCGTCGATGACCGCCAGGCGCATCTCGTTCTTCCCCGTGGCTACGAGACCGGCCTCAAGCTGCTCAGGCTCGTTCGCAAAGTGCTCGATCCCGCGGGGGAATTTGCTCCCCGCAAAGGAGAAGACACGGCACAGGTTGCCGCCGAGTAA
- a CDS encoding TolB family protein, producing the protein MMNTSLGNKRHWAFLPAMICLASLGLVHEAMAQPASEATFLSNQRQVSFGLPRAGEGYFSPDGQWIVYQAYPVGYPFYQIYVQKLDEKTPRLLSTGRGRTTCAYFTPDQKRILFASAHTDPAIDLTEKKARDEAAQGGRRRYQWDFDPHMDLYTINFDGTGMQRLTDTPGYDAEGSYSADGKQIVFTSNRDGDADLYLMNADGSNIRQLTNTPGYDGGPFFSPDGQWVIFRSDREKEHMLQLYAISVDGKHEVQLTKNLDEVNWCPYFHPDGKSLIWSRADYSKGPASAKFKLWWMPIETTSTTFTAGTPRQITFGDATDVLPVFSPDGKQLLWTSTRGSDATSQLWLADWKTP; encoded by the coding sequence ATGATGAATACATCGCTTGGTAACAAAAGACACTGGGCATTCCTCCCGGCCATGATCTGCCTCGCCAGTCTGGGTCTTGTGCATGAGGCGATGGCTCAGCCCGCCAGCGAAGCGACATTTCTTTCCAATCAGCGACAGGTGAGCTTCGGCCTACCACGCGCTGGCGAAGGATATTTCTCTCCCGATGGCCAGTGGATTGTCTATCAGGCCTATCCCGTCGGCTATCCGTTCTATCAGATCTATGTGCAGAAGCTCGACGAAAAGACCCCCAGGCTTTTAAGTACCGGGCGCGGCCGCACCACCTGTGCGTACTTCACCCCCGATCAAAAGCGGATTCTTTTTGCTTCGGCCCATACCGATCCCGCAATCGACCTCACAGAGAAGAAAGCCCGCGACGAAGCGGCTCAAGGGGGCCGCCGCCGCTATCAATGGGATTTCGACCCTCACATGGATCTCTACACCATCAACTTCGATGGCACAGGGATGCAGCGATTGACCGATACTCCCGGTTACGATGCCGAAGGAAGCTATTCGGCAGATGGCAAGCAGATTGTCTTCACTTCCAACCGCGATGGCGATGCTGATCTTTACCTGATGAATGCTGATGGCTCGAATATCCGCCAGTTGACCAATACGCCCGGCTACGATGGCGGCCCGTTCTTTTCACCCGATGGCCAGTGGGTCATCTTCCGCAGTGATCGCGAAAAGGAGCACATGCTCCAACTCTATGCGATTTCGGTCGATGGCAAGCATGAAGTGCAGCTCACCAAAAACCTCGACGAGGTCAACTGGTGCCCCTATTTCCATCCCGATGGCAAGTCGCTCATCTGGTCGCGGGCCGATTACTCGAAAGGCCCCGCCAGTGCCAAGTTCAAACTCTGGTGGATGCCGATTGAAACCACCAGCACCACCTTCACGGCGGGCACTCCCCGGCAAATCACGTTTGGTGATGCGACCGATGTCCTCCCCGTCTTCAGCCCCGATGGAAAACAACTTCTCTGGACCTCCACCCGCGGCTCCGACGCCACCAGCCAACTCTGGCTCGCCGACTGGAAAACCCCCTGA
- a CDS encoding DUF1559 domain-containing protein, with translation MRRRGFTLIELLVVIAIIAILIALLLPAVQQARESARRTQCRNNLKQLGLAFHNYHDRASTFPYGVRSTDLNSTVLNRDCWMQQILPELDQGPLFNTYNVINNIRNVQDVSNAIKQVKIPALMCPSDPNGGAFSGNGAQIGFHGNYVVCAGNNSLPMGNPISATVAPLNGMFWNISSVKMRDVTDGTSNTIMAAECLIRSGNTGDAWGDAGWYWGGANWGSYGFSTANPPNTTVVDRAHTCKSTTNTRAPCVSHGGGTNSENYTRSQHTGGAHVLMADGAVRFISDNIDRATFQNLGTRAGGETLGEF, from the coding sequence ATGCGTCGGCGTGGATTTACTTTGATTGAATTGCTGGTGGTGATTGCGATTATTGCGATCTTAATTGCACTCCTTCTGCCCGCAGTCCAGCAGGCCCGGGAGTCGGCTCGAAGAACACAGTGTCGCAACAATCTGAAGCAGTTGGGGCTGGCCTTCCACAATTACCACGACAGGGCCAGCACCTTTCCTTACGGGGTGCGTTCGACCGATCTGAACTCGACTGTGCTCAATCGCGATTGCTGGATGCAGCAGATTCTTCCCGAACTGGATCAGGGTCCATTGTTCAACACCTACAATGTGATTAACAACATTCGCAATGTGCAGGATGTTTCGAATGCGATCAAGCAGGTCAAGATCCCGGCTCTGATGTGCCCATCGGATCCGAACGGTGGAGCTTTTTCGGGAAACGGTGCTCAGATAGGCTTCCACGGAAACTATGTCGTCTGCGCGGGGAACAACAGCCTGCCCATGGGGAATCCTATTTCGGCTACAGTCGCACCCCTCAACGGGATGTTCTGGAACATTTCGAGTGTCAAGATGCGCGATGTGACTGATGGGACATCGAACACGATTATGGCAGCTGAATGCCTGATTCGTTCGGGCAATACTGGCGATGCCTGGGGTGATGCCGGCTGGTACTGGGGTGGTGCCAACTGGGGTTCATATGGATTTTCGACGGCGAACCCTCCGAATACAACAGTTGTGGATCGTGCTCACACCTGTAAGTCGACCACCAATACCCGCGCTCCTTGCGTTTCTCACGGAGGTGGGACTAACTCCGAGAATTACACGCGCAGCCAGCACACCGGTGGTGCTCACGTACTGATGGCGGATGGTGCCGTTCGATTTATCTCGGACAACATTGATCGTGCGACGTTTCAGAATCTGGGAACACGCGCCGGTGGCGAAACGCTAGGTGAGTTCTAA